TCGTGGAGCTCTCCGAGGAGGAGGCCGCCGAGATGCTGGAGATGGCCGGCCAGGACGAGTCCGGGCTGGACCAGCTAGCCCGCGTGGGCTTCTCCACCCTCGGCCTGCAGACGTACCTGACGGCCGGGCCGAAGGAGACGCGCGCCTGGACGATCCCCGTCGGTGCGACGGCGCCCGAGGCTGCCGGCGTGATTCACACCGACTTCCAGCGCGGCTTCATCAAGGCGGAGATCGTGAGTTTCGACGATCTGATTGCCGCCGGGTCCATGGCCGACGCCAAGGCCGCCGGCAAGGTGCGCATGGAGGGCAAGGACTACGTGATGAAGGACGGGGACGTGGTTGAATTCAGGTTCAATGTCTAAAAAAGCATATCTGACCAGGGGTTTTACCTTCGCAGCTTCCGATTTGGCTTGGCGGACGAGTTCCGATCTACCATCAGTTGCTAAGCGTTTGGTCCGCTGACCTGGGACTTTGATCGGCCCCTGCGGAGCTTCCGCAGGGGCCGATCCTGCTCTCTGCGGTGCGGGAGCGCCTCTGGGACGCAGCCTCGGCTGGCCAATGCTGCGGAGGGTTCGAGTCGTTCGACGCGCGATCTCTCGGCAGGTGCGCTGACTCAATAAGCAGCCTGACTCAAAAGTCAGTCGTATCAACGACGCCCCGGTTCACTGGGGCAGGTCACGTTCCTCCAGAGTGCGAGTGATTTCGTCCCACTGGGAGCTCGGGATCAGTTGGTTGTGCCGGCGCAAGGCGGTCTGCCATGACCCGAACTCAGCTGGGAGCTCGCGCCACGAGATGCCGGTGCGGGTCTTGTAGAGAGCCGCGTCGACGATCGTGCGTATGTCAGTGCGTGGCCGCCCGCGGCGAGTGCCCTCTTCTGTGTGGACGATGTGCTTGATCCAGCTCCATTGCTCATCTGTGAGTCGTTGATAGTCGGGCTGGAGGCCCTCGATGTCGCTGCCGCCGTCACCAGCCTTCGCCTGGTCATCGATTCGCACGGCTTTGACCACGCCGCGGATGACAGCGCATTCGGTGCATTGGACGGTTGGCTCAACGTAGCGAGGGGAATGCCCGACCAAGGTCTCGACGTGCTGGCAGGTCAGTCCCACGCGCCAAGTGGCGCTGCGGTCGATGTGCAATAAGGGTGGGTATAGGAGCTGTCGGAGTTCATCGCGCTGAGTCGGCGAAAGTGGCGGGAACGGGCAGCACAGATGGCAGTGCTCCACCCTGTTGTTCTCGAGACGCCAAACCCCCATGTTGCATGCCGTGTGCTCGGCTCGGAACTCGGCGTTGTCGGCATCGATCAGCGCAAGGCTCTCTTCATCAGTTCCCAGGGCTGGCTCACCGAGAAGGGCACGCCCACACGCGCGACATGGTTCGCCCGCTGCATAGGCTTCGTACGTCAGCTGCAGGTCGTCGCCTGCCCGCTCCATCCGCTTTGCCTCCGCTGCTTGGGCCCACGATTCCGAGAGCAACGCGCGGCTACGCGGTGTGTGCAGGACGCGGGGGAGAGTTGTCGAGCTCCCGTCGGGGATCTGCTGCGAATCGGGCATCGTCACGCTCTCCTTCGAGGTCTGATGCGGCGAAGTGCGAGTCCTGCGCGACCCTGCCTCGACCACAACCGGAAGCGATAACTTCCTGGAAGTCATGACTACCAGACTTGAGGCTGGATATGTGACAGAACCGCTGAAGAAGGTGCTCGGAGCGCAGGTGCGCGATCTGCGCCGTGCGCGCCGTCTGTCGCAGGAGGGTCTCGCCGAGGAGCTCGGCGTCTCGACTCGGTACCTTGCCGGCATCGAGCGGGGGGAGCGGAACCTCACTCTGGACTCCGTCGACGCCCTCGCCGAGCAACTCGGCGTCGAAGCGCGTTCACTGATCGTCCGTCGTTGATGTCTTGGACGGGGAGTAGCTCCCCGCTCGATGGCCTCTCGCTCAACAACGCACCGAGACCAGTGCTAACGGCCAAGCGGGTGTTCCGAAGGCGTAGCTGAAAACAGATTGACCAATTAGGTTCGTTTCACTAGGCGATTCAGCTGCCGGTCGTAGACGTACTCGGTGATCTCGCCAGACATGATCATCGCCACCGCCTGATTGATCACGTCTCGCGGCACGATGAACCACTCCGAGGGGTCGTAGTCCTGGCCGTGTCCGTCGATCTGCGACAGGTCGAGGCGCACGTCGGCGAATACCCTGTGCAGCAGGTTCTCCATCGCCGATGCCTTGATGTTATACACCCGGTAGTCTGCGACGATCTTGACCGGGGCCATCAGATACGTCGGAGAGGTTGATGCGCCTTTCACGCGCTGCTCGACGCTGGTGGTCGAGAAGCCGATCTTGTGCAGGTTCTTGATGTTTGCGATCAGCGGGTCGGTGCTGAGCGACTGCAGGACGTAGATGTGCCCGCTCTCGACGTCCGCGTCAAGGACGTCTCTCGCGTCGAGCCCTGTACGGGCCAGCACCTGTCCTTGAGACTCGTACATACGTGTCTGCAGGCTCTTGTCGTACATCGCCGACTCCGTGCCGTTCTCGAACACGAGGCGAAGGCGTTGCTTTCGCTTCTGCTTTCCCCCGATGACCAGGTCCACTTCCTCGCCGATCTCTGCAACGAAGCACATGACGCCGTTAAGCACGAAGAAAACGCCCTCGCGGATCAGGTTCATGCCGGTGAACGGCTTGAGTGTGAAGGTGCCGTCCTGGAGCTCGGCGTGCTTCGCCTTGAACAGTGGCTCGAACTGCTCGAAGTCCTTGGCCTTCACACGTTGAGCGATGGAGTCGGCCGACTCGGGGCGCTTGATCACAGGCAGATCGGAGACGTCCAGGATGCCCATGTCGTCGCTCAGCAGTTCGTCGAGGTCATCGCCCTCCAGCAGGTCATCGATGGACGCTGGCGCTGCTGGTGCTTCCAACAGTCCGAACTCGTCGAGGTGCTTGACCGCCTCGACCTTTGCCTCATTGGCTTGGAAACCGTCGAGGCGCGCGCCGAGCTTGCGTTCGGCGATCTCGCGCGTCTGCGAGCTCGGCAGCCGACCCTCGGTCCTCCGGAACTCGACGATCTCCAGGAACGCTCGCTCGAGGCGGTCCGATGAGGTGAGCTGCTTCGGCTTCTCCGGCGCGCTCAAAAGCTCGTCGTCGAGAATCTCGTCGAGCGTGACGACAAGATTCTCATTGGAAGTGAAGTCGATGGGTGTCATGAGAGTTCCCCCGTCTCACTCGAGGACTTCTCCGCCTTGCGCTGCGCTGCGAGCTTCTGCAGGAAGAGCAACGCAGCAGCCATGCGCTTCTCCGCGGGATCATCCGAGCGCAAATCTGGCCGCTTGCCGTTGACCTGTACCCAGGTCTTGATCTTCGGATACAACGCCAATGCTTCTTCCTCGGAGAACTCGATCTTCGTCGACGTGATCGTGTCCTGGATCAGCCGCAGCACCGACGGCGTGACCGACTTCGACAGCACCTCGAACGCCCGCTGGAATGGGTTCACCGAGTCGATGAGGTTAATGCTCAGCTCGTCGATATTCACGAACTTCTCGGCCATCTTGATGAACCGCTTGTCGCCAACCTCGCGGACCTCGCCGGTCTTGATCACTGAGTCGACGACCACCTGCTGGCGCACCTCCTCGACCTGCTCCTCGGACAGGTCGGGGTACTTCTCCCGGATGATCTTCGGGATCAGCACCTTGTTGGTCGTCTCCGCGTCGACGGAGCCCGCGGCGGCCCGAGCGAAGGTATCGTCCTGCAGGATCGTCGCCTTCAAGTCGTTCAGGTCTGTCGCCACGATCTGCTTCACGCGGTCGCTGGAAGGCTCCTTGAAGCCCTTGATCTTGAGCTCGCCCTTCTTCGCCGGCTCGTCGTCGAACTTCTTGGTCTTGAAGTTGAAGTTTGGTGCGAGCACCTGCTCCATGAGCAGCGAGGCCGTGATCGCCTTGAGCATGTTGTTCACCGACACCTTCACCTCGCCCTGCGAGGCATCCGGCTCGGCGATCAGGTTCGTGAACTGCGCGTGCGACTTGCCCGGGCTGTCGCGCGTCACGCGCCCGATGATCTGGATCACCTCGGTGAGCGACGCCCGGTAGCCGACGGTGAGCGCATGCTCGGCGAAGGGCCAGTCGAAGCCCTCCTTCGCCATGCCCAGCGCAATGATGATGTCGACGCCGTCGCGCTCCTTCGACGCCGTGTGGGACAGGTAGTGCAGCGTGTCCCCGCGCTTCTTCTGATCGGTGTCGTCCACGAGGTCGGCGACCCGCACGATCTCGCCGTTGTCCTCACGGCGCACGCTGATGATGCCCGTGTCGGGGTCGGTCGACTCGACGTGGCCGATTGCGTCGATGATCCGGCCAACCTCCTCGATCTTGTCCTTCGTGGACTCGCCGGAGTTCACGCTCGGGATGTGCACGATCGTCTTCTTGTCGAGGTCGAGCACCTGGTCGATAGCGTCCGTGTACCGGCCCTGGTAGAAGTGGTGCCCGATCCCCAGAGAGCGCAGGTGCTCGTACCCGTTGAGCTGGTCGTAATAGTTGAACGTCACCGGCGTGAACTTCGCCTCGTCCTCCGGCGACAGCACCGGCACCGAATCCCCACGGAAGTACGACCCCGTCATCGCGACGATGTGCACGTCCGAGCCGTTCATCACGTCGCGCAGCAGCGCGCCCAGGCGCGACGACTCGGTGTCGGCTGAGACGTGGTGGAACTCGTCGATGGCCAGCACGGTGCCGTTGAACGACTCCGGGGCCAGCTTCTCGAAGGCGAAGCGCAGCGTCGCGTGCGTGCACACGAGCACCGCGTCGGGCCCCTCCAGGAACTTCACGAACGCGTCGACCTTGCCGGCCGACGAGCCCGCGTCGCACAGGTTGTTCTCGTCCTTGATCTCCCAGTCCGCCCAGAAGCCGTGCTTCGTCAGCGCCGTCGACGCGAACGAGGCACCGATCGAGCGCTCCGGCACGGCGACGATGACCTTCTTGCGCCCCTGGTTGTAGAGCTTATCCAGCGCCACGAACATCAGCGCACGCGACTTGCCCGACGCCGGCGGGGCCTTCACCAGCAGATGCTGGGCATCGCGCTGCTCAAAGACGCGCTGCTGCATCTCACGCATGCCCAGGGCATCGGTGTTCACCGAGGCCTTCGTCTGCGCGTACGTGACATCGACTATGTTGACGGGCTTGTTGGTTGCGTTCACTTCGCAGTCCTCCGGGTCTTCTTCGCCGGGGCCTTCGCGGTCTCCTCGGCAGTCATGCGCTCGTACAGCGCGAACAGGTCCGACAGTCGCTGCTCATCGGTCTCGTACGGCTTCTTCGAGTAGATCGAGTCGACCAGAGCGTCGATCTCCGCATGCGCATCGCGCAGGTCCTGCGGCATCCTGTCCGGGTCATAGAGCTCGGCCAGCGTCTGCTCGCAGTGGTACTCGCGCACGTCAAGAACGCGCAGCGCCGCGACGGTGAGCATCTCCTTCGTCTTGTCCGAGAGCGGAGGCACCGGGAAGTTGTTGTAGACGATCGTGTTCGAGTAGCGGAGCCGAGTCTCCAATTGGCCGCCTACTGCGCGGGTCCAAGCCATGTGCATGCGTGAAGTCAGCAAGGCGAATAGCCAGGGTTCGGCGTCGTAGATGGCAAACGCAGCGTTTGAAATGACGGTGTCAGGCCCGAGGTAGCCGATCGGTATGTAATCGCGCCGCTCCGATGAAACGCTCGGCACGATGATCGAGTCCGTAGGCTTATACGCAAGCTGCTTGAAGCGGTACGGACGGTCCGCAAAATCAACCGTGCTCTGCGCTTTGCTCTCGAGCCTCCATGCTGCGAGCTTCTCGAGCCGGGCCGCGATCGGGCCGATTTGGCGAGCTTCGCTTGCCTCGCGGTCAGTGATCCATAGGCAATAGCGCTCGATGTCATTGATGTAGTCAGCCGCGCCCACGTATCTCTTGACAAACCGCGCTGCGTCTGGATACGCATCAAGGAGTTCCCGCCGTTCAACGGGCTCAAGGACCAGGTAGCCCCCGTCAGTGGGCTTGGATCCGAACGCCATTGGGGGAAGCCCTACTGAGATCGGCTTCATCTGACGTCCGGCGATGATATTCGGTGCATCGGCCAAGTAGCCGTTGATGTTGTTCGCCGCTATCTCCAGACCGTCGGTGAAAATGTACTTCGCATGGTCCGAGGTGTTGCGAAGACCGATCACCGCCACGGTCACCCCTGCGTTGTGCTTGGCGTTGTTCTCCCACTTGAAGGACGTGTAAGCGAAGCCAATCTCGATCCCCATGTTGAAGATGGTCGGGAACATGAGGCTCACATGCTCGCCTTGCGCAACCGAGTTCGTCGTGACGAAGGCCAGCTCCGCGCGGGTGCCTTTGATGTAGTCCGACCCCCTAACGAACCACAGCGCAATGTAGTCAAGGTTCTTCGAGAACGGGCGTCGCCCGAATACCGACGAGAACTCACTCTTTTGCTCAGCCGTCTGCATGCTCGAGCCGACGTACGGCGGGTTCCCAATGAGATAGATCTCAGACGAGCCATCATTCGGGCAGACCGCGTTCCAGTCCACCCGCGTCGCATTACCCGACTTGATCTGGCCGGTCTCTTTCAGCGGGATCAGCGGCAGGTCGATACCGAACTTCTCACGAAACTCGACGTTCATCTGATGCTTCGCGATCCACAGCGAGAGAATCGCCACTTCTACCGCGAAGTCGTCGATCTCGATACCAAAGAAGTTCTCAACATTGATCCTGGAACCAAGCAGCTGACCCTGGTGTGCGCCGCCTCGAAGCTCGGCGAGCCGCTCGAGGATCGCGTGCTCGAGCTTGCGTAGTTCCTTGTAGGCGATGACGAGGAAGTTTCCCGACCCACACGCGGGATCGAACACCTTGATCGCCGCGATCCGGTCCAGCAGGCGGAGTAGTCGACGCTCGCTGTCCTGCGACTCGTTGATCTCCTCCTTTAGGTCGTCCAGGAACAGGGGCTCGATCGTCTTGAGGATGTTTGGCACTGAGGTGTAGTGCTGCCCCAGGTCGCTGCGCTTGCCGGGCGTGACGATCGCCTGGAACATAGAGCCGAAGATGTCGGGATTGATGTCGCGCCAGATGAGCGTTCCTGAGGCGATGAGCTCGTCCCGCGCCTGCTTCGTGAATCGTGGCACGACCTGGTCGTCCTTGACCGTGAACAGTCGGCCGTTCACATAGGGGAACTCGGCGAGGTGCGTCGGCTTATCTGCGGGGTCGGCGGTGTCCAACGCCCTGAAGAGGTCGCCCAGGAACTCAGCCAGGTCCGAACCGTCGGACTGAGTGTGAGAACCGATCGCGTTCGTGAACTGATTGTCGTCGAAGATCCCCGTGTCCTCGGCGAAGAAGCAGAACAACAGTCGCGTAAAGAAGATGTTCAGTGAGTGACGCCCCTGCGCATCATCGAAGATCCCCGGGTTCGCGTGCAGCAGCTCGTCGAAGAGCTTGCCCATCCGCTCAGCGGCCTTGACATCGGCATGCGACTCGGCGACGTACTGCGCCTTCTCCATGCCGGCCCACGGCAGGAAGAAGGTGAAGTGCTGGTCGATCTCGCGGATCGGGAAGCCGATCGTCTCGCTTGTCTTGATGTCGTGCGCGACCAACTCAAAGTAGTCGGTGACGATGACGAAGCGCGTACTGAACCGAACCACCGCAGGGCTCGACTTAAGGCCGTCGATGACCTCAAGCGGGTCTCCGGTCGTCTCCTTGAAGTAGACAACGTTCTTCTGCGCGACCTCGGTCGAGGAATCGACGGCGATGTTCAGCGATCCATTGCGAAGCCTGGTGACGTTTCCCTGGGGCTTCCCATAGGCGAGCAACAGGTCGAAGATGAACTCGCGGTCGTAGGACTCCCGACCTGCGAGCGGAGCGACGCGCTCCTCTACGGCCTTGAGGTTGAGTCTCGCCATGAACACTCCTGTACCTATGCAAGTCGCCCAGGGGCGGGACAACGAACCGGGCGCATTTTGGGCGACTCCATCTGCGGTCACCGCGCACCCTGATCCTACCGACCTGCCTCTCACGCGACGCCTGGTACAGCAGTCCCGGTTGCGCCGCGTGGGATCATTGGCCCATGGCTACTCATGACACGGAGCGCACGCCGAGGGTCATTCGCTGCAAGCACTGGTCCGAAGAGGCTGGTCGATACTACGGCTGGCACCACCATGAAGGTCCCCACGGGTGCGACTGGGGGAACCATGACGGAGAATGCCCGTACTTGGTCAGCTTGGCCGGTCGCTAACGCACACCGTCACATCGGTGCAAATCCTGCGCATCGCGGCGTGTGTCGACCTGTACAGCGATACCTCCCGCCAACCTCTCAATCGACCCGGCTGCTACCCCAGGCAGCCGGAGCCCATCCGCCCCGATGGGCGGCTGCTACCACCCCAGCATCCGGTTAAAGCCCCAGGTCAGAAGCCCAATGACCCTCGATCTGACGCCCCTGGCAGACCTGTACAACCTACAGGTTGGTGGCCCTTCACAGATGAGCATGGGTAGGGGTCTTGCGCCACGGCCGGTGTCCGCCGGCGGCGAGCAGGGCGCGTAGGCGGTAGTTGTCGAAGTTCCGGAAGCCGCGGGCGACCCGGCGCATCGTCTCGATGACCCCGTTCACGGCCTCGGTGGGCCCGTTCGAGGCCCCGGCGGTGTCGAAGTAGGCCAGGATCGCGGCCTTCCACCGGCGTAAGGTCCGCCCGAGCCGGGCGATCTCCGGGATCGGGCAGGACGGGAAGGCGGCAAGGATCTCGGCGACCAGCCGGCGGCCGGTCTCGGGGCGGGCGTGGTAGACCGCGCGCAGCTTCTGGTAGCAATGCCAGGCAAGGGTGACCTCGTGGTGCGGGTCCCCGGCCTCGAGCTTGGTGTTGAGCCGGGTGATCTGTTTGGCGGTGAGGTGCTCGGCGCCGATCTGCAGGGTGCGGCGGATCCCGTAGAGCGGGTCCCCGGCCCGGCCCCGGTGGCCCAGAGTGTCCTGCTGCACCCGACGACGCACCTCGTCCACGACCTGCCCGCCGAGCTTGACCACATGGAAGGCGTCGAGAACGGTGATCGCCTCCGGGAGTTCGTCGCGGATGGCGTTGGCGTAACCGTGGAACGGATCCAGCGTCGCCGTGCGGATCCCGCTCGTGAACGCCGGCCCCTGCTCGGTGAGCCAGTCGCCGTAGGCCGCCCCCGTGCGCCCCTTGACCAGGTCCAGCAGTCGTGCCCGGGGCCGGCCGTCCTCGCCGCGGGAGTGGTCCACGATCCCGGTGACCAGCCCAGTGCCGGGTGGGCCCACGTGGCGCCAGACGTGCTCGTCCACGCCCAGGGCGTCCACCCCGGCCAGCCGATCCTCCGCGGCCAGCTGGGCCTCGATGACTGGAGTGATGGCGTCCCAGACGGTGTTCCAGGCGACCCCGAGCATCTCGGCCAGGGCGGAGACCGCGATGTCATGGCAGCGCAGCTGCGTCACCGCCCAAGCAATCGCGCGGGTGGTGAGCTTGGCCCGCGGCGCGGCCAGCTCGTGGACCTCACTGAACGTCACGACCTCGCAGGCGTCCTCCCGGCACCTGAAGATCCGCTTGCGCCACACCACCCGCACGGGCACCCCAGCGCAGGGCAGATCGTGGAGCACGACCTCCCGGCGGCCGTGGCCGGTGGCGAGCACCCCGCAGGACGGGCACCCCACCAGCGTCGGAGAAGTCTCCACCACCACGGTGAACGAGCGTGGTCCGCGTTCCACGGCCCTGACATGGACGTCGGGC
This Micrococcus flavus DNA region includes the following protein-coding sequences:
- a CDS encoding DNA methyltransferase, with the translated sequence MARLNLKAVEERVAPLAGRESYDREFIFDLLLAYGKPQGNVTRLRNGSLNIAVDSSTEVAQKNVVYFKETTGDPLEVIDGLKSSPAVVRFSTRFVIVTDYFELVAHDIKTSETIGFPIREIDQHFTFFLPWAGMEKAQYVAESHADVKAAERMGKLFDELLHANPGIFDDAQGRHSLNIFFTRLLFCFFAEDTGIFDDNQFTNAIGSHTQSDGSDLAEFLGDLFRALDTADPADKPTHLAEFPYVNGRLFTVKDDQVVPRFTKQARDELIASGTLIWRDINPDIFGSMFQAIVTPGKRSDLGQHYTSVPNILKTIEPLFLDDLKEEINESQDSERRLLRLLDRIAAIKVFDPACGSGNFLVIAYKELRKLEHAILERLAELRGGAHQGQLLGSRINVENFFGIEIDDFAVEVAILSLWIAKHQMNVEFREKFGIDLPLIPLKETGQIKSGNATRVDWNAVCPNDGSSEIYLIGNPPYVGSSMQTAEQKSEFSSVFGRRPFSKNLDYIALWFVRGSDYIKGTRAELAFVTTNSVAQGEHVSLMFPTIFNMGIEIGFAYTSFKWENNAKHNAGVTVAVIGLRNTSDHAKYIFTDGLEIAANNINGYLADAPNIIAGRQMKPISVGLPPMAFGSKPTDGGYLVLEPVERRELLDAYPDAARFVKRYVGAADYINDIERYCLWITDREASEARQIGPIAARLEKLAAWRLESKAQSTVDFADRPYRFKQLAYKPTDSIIVPSVSSERRDYIPIGYLGPDTVISNAAFAIYDAEPWLFALLTSRMHMAWTRAVGGQLETRLRYSNTIVYNNFPVPPLSDKTKEMLTVAALRVLDVREYHCEQTLAELYDPDRMPQDLRDAHAEIDALVDSIYSKKPYETDEQRLSDLFALYERMTAEETAKAPAKKTRRTAK
- a CDS encoding GIY-YIG nuclease family protein; amino-acid sequence: MTPIDFTSNENLVVTLDEILDDELLSAPEKPKQLTSSDRLERAFLEIVEFRRTEGRLPSSQTREIAERKLGARLDGFQANEAKVEAVKHLDEFGLLEAPAAPASIDDLLEGDDLDELLSDDMGILDVSDLPVIKRPESADSIAQRVKAKDFEQFEPLFKAKHAELQDGTFTLKPFTGMNLIREGVFFVLNGVMCFVAEIGEEVDLVIGGKQKRKQRLRLVFENGTESAMYDKSLQTRMYESQGQVLARTGLDARDVLDADVESGHIYVLQSLSTDPLIANIKNLHKIGFSTTSVEQRVKGASTSPTYLMAPVKIVADYRVYNIKASAMENLLHRVFADVRLDLSQIDGHGQDYDPSEWFIVPRDVINQAVAMIMSGEITEYVYDRQLNRLVKRT
- a CDS encoding DEAD/DEAH box helicase; this encodes MNATNKPVNIVDVTYAQTKASVNTDALGMREMQQRVFEQRDAQHLLVKAPPASGKSRALMFVALDKLYNQGRKKVIVAVPERSIGASFASTALTKHGFWADWEIKDENNLCDAGSSAGKVDAFVKFLEGPDAVLVCTHATLRFAFEKLAPESFNGTVLAIDEFHHVSADTESSRLGALLRDVMNGSDVHIVAMTGSYFRGDSVPVLSPEDEAKFTPVTFNYYDQLNGYEHLRSLGIGHHFYQGRYTDAIDQVLDLDKKTIVHIPSVNSGESTKDKIEEVGRIIDAIGHVESTDPDTGIISVRREDNGEIVRVADLVDDTDQKKRGDTLHYLSHTASKERDGVDIIIALGMAKEGFDWPFAEHALTVGYRASLTEVIQIIGRVTRDSPGKSHAQFTNLIAEPDASQGEVKVSVNNMLKAITASLLMEQVLAPNFNFKTKKFDDEPAKKGELKIKGFKEPSSDRVKQIVATDLNDLKATILQDDTFARAAAGSVDAETTNKVLIPKIIREKYPDLSEEQVEEVRQQVVVDSVIKTGEVREVGDKRFIKMAEKFVNIDELSINLIDSVNPFQRAFEVLSKSVTPSVLRLIQDTITSTKIEFSEEEALALYPKIKTWVQVNGKRPDLRSDDPAEKRMAAALLFLQKLAAQRKAEKSSSETGELS
- a CDS encoding helix-turn-helix domain-containing protein, whose amino-acid sequence is MTEPLKKVLGAQVRDLRRARRLSQEGLAEELGVSTRYLAGIERGERNLTLDSVDALAEQLGVEARSLIVRR
- a CDS encoding transposase; the protein is MPDSQQIPDGSSTTLPRVLHTPRSRALLSESWAQAAEAKRMERAGDDLQLTYEAYAAGEPCRACGRALLGEPALGTDEESLALIDADNAEFRAEHTACNMGVWRLENNRVEHCHLCCPFPPLSPTQRDELRQLLYPPLLHIDRSATWRVGLTCQHVETLVGHSPRYVEPTVQCTECAVIRGVVKAVRIDDQAKAGDGGSDIEGLQPDYQRLTDEQWSWIKHIVHTEEGTRRGRPRTDIRTIVDAALYKTRTGISWRELPAEFGSWQTALRRHNQLIPSSQWDEITRTLEERDLPQ
- a CDS encoding ISL3 family transposase, whose amino-acid sequence is MSHAICAPACALFDLPDVHVRAVERGPRSFTVVVETSPTLVGCPSCGVLATGHGRREVVLHDLPCAGVPVRVVWRKRIFRCREDACEVVTFSEVHELAAPRAKLTTRAIAWAVTQLRCHDIAVSALAEMLGVAWNTVWDAITPVIEAQLAAEDRLAGVDALGVDEHVWRHVGPPGTGLVTGIVDHSRGEDGRPRARLLDLVKGRTGAAYGDWLTEQGPAFTSGIRTATLDPFHGYANAIRDELPEAITVLDAFHVVKLGGQVVDEVRRRVQQDTLGHRGRAGDPLYGIRRTLQIGAEHLTAKQITRLNTKLEAGDPHHEVTLAWHCYQKLRAVYHARPETGRRLVAEILAAFPSCPIPEIARLGRTLRRWKAAILAYFDTAGASNGPTEAVNGVIETMRRVARGFRNFDNYRLRALLAAGGHRPWRKTPTHAHL